A region from the Streptomyces sp. 3214.6 genome encodes:
- a CDS encoding histidine phosphatase family protein, which translates to MAPRILLARHGQTQWSLSGKHTGRTDVPLLEEGRRGAKLLGERLHRAPFDGLRDVEIRTSPLARARETCELAGFGERATTWDTLMEWHYGAYEGLTPAEIQAVRPGWLIWRDGVPEGETLAEVTARADEVVGWARSAERDVLVFAHGHILRSIGARWLGLPLDFAARIRLNPTSLSVLGWAYGEPAIESWNDLGHLA; encoded by the coding sequence ATGGCACCGCGCATCCTGCTGGCCCGGCACGGACAGACGCAGTGGTCGCTGTCCGGCAAGCACACCGGCAGGACCGACGTGCCCCTTCTGGAGGAGGGCCGGCGGGGCGCCAAGCTGCTCGGCGAGCGGCTGCACCGGGCGCCGTTCGACGGCCTGAGGGACGTCGAGATACGCACCAGCCCGCTGGCACGCGCGCGTGAGACGTGCGAACTCGCCGGCTTCGGCGAGCGGGCCACGACCTGGGACACCCTCATGGAGTGGCACTACGGCGCCTACGAGGGTCTGACGCCCGCCGAGATCCAGGCCGTCCGGCCCGGCTGGCTGATCTGGCGCGACGGCGTCCCCGAGGGCGAGACCCTCGCCGAGGTGACCGCCCGCGCGGACGAGGTCGTCGGCTGGGCGCGCTCGGCCGAGCGGGATGTGCTGGTCTTCGCCCACGGGCACATCCTCCGCTCCATAGGGGCACGCTGGCTGGGTCTGCCGCTGGACTTCGCGGCCCGTATCCGGCTGAACCCGACGTCGCTCTCGGTCCTGGGCTGGGCCTACGGCGAACCGGCGATCGAGAGCTGGAACGACCTCGGGCACCTCGCGTAG
- a CDS encoding spermidine synthase, whose product MGKSRNTRRERDAEAAVVETVDGGLAQLIPDRDRARAWTLLIDGAPQSHVDLDDPAHLSFEYQRRLGHVIDLTAPPGKPLHAVHLGGGAFTLARYVAATRPRSTQQIVERDAALVQLVRRELPLDPGARIRVRSADAREGLAKVPDGWADLVIADVFSGARTPAHLTSTEFLDEVRRALKPGGRYAANLADGPPLAHLRGQIATAAARFPELALVADPTVLRGKRFGNAVLVASDLPLPIGELTRRAASDPHPGRVEHGRALIDFTGGAVPVADASAVASPAPPPSVFR is encoded by the coding sequence ATGGGAAAGTCCAGGAACACCCGGCGTGAGCGGGACGCCGAAGCCGCTGTCGTCGAGACCGTCGACGGCGGACTCGCCCAGCTCATCCCCGACCGGGATCGGGCGCGGGCCTGGACGCTGCTCATAGACGGAGCCCCCCAGTCGCACGTCGACCTCGACGACCCTGCCCACCTCTCCTTCGAGTACCAGCGCCGTCTCGGCCATGTCATCGACCTCACCGCACCGCCCGGCAAGCCGCTGCACGCCGTGCACCTCGGCGGCGGCGCCTTCACCCTCGCCCGGTATGTCGCCGCCACCCGCCCCCGCTCCACCCAGCAGATCGTCGAACGGGACGCGGCCCTCGTCCAACTGGTGCGCCGGGAGTTGCCGTTGGATCCGGGGGCGCGGATCAGGGTCAGGTCGGCCGATGCGCGCGAAGGGCTCGCCAAGGTGCCCGACGGGTGGGCCGACCTCGTCATAGCCGACGTGTTCAGCGGCGCCCGCACCCCCGCCCACCTCACGTCGACGGAGTTCCTCGACGAGGTCCGCAGGGCGCTGAAGCCCGGCGGGCGCTACGCCGCCAACCTCGCCGACGGCCCGCCGCTCGCCCACCTGCGCGGCCAGATCGCCACCGCCGCCGCCCGCTTCCCGGAACTCGCGCTGGTCGCCGACCCGACCGTGCTGCGGGGCAAACGGTTCGGTAACGCCGTACTCGTCGCCTCCGACCTGCCCCTGCCGATCGGCGAACTGACCCGCCGGGCCGCCTCCGACCCGCACCCCGGGCGGGTCGAGCACGGCCGCGCCCTCATCGACTTCACCGGCGGGGCGGTGCCGGTCGCGGACGCGTCGGCGGTGGCCTCCCCGGCCCCGCCGCCGTCGGTGTTCCGCTAG
- a CDS encoding response regulator transcription factor — translation MASVLVVEDDQFVRSALIRQLTDASHTVRSVGTALEALREVAHFRFDVVVLDLGLPDLDGSEALKMLRGITDVPVIIATARDDETEIVRLLNAGADDYLTKPFSVEHLSARMAAVLRRARPGAGEPPPSAVLRVGGLTVDPLRRQAELDGVRLELTRREFDLLAFLAGRPGVVVPRRELLAEVWQQSYGDDQTIDVHLSWLRRKLGETAARPRYLHTLRGVGVKLEPPGEAEPAL, via the coding sequence ATGGCAAGTGTGCTCGTGGTCGAGGACGACCAGTTCGTACGCTCGGCGCTCATCCGGCAGCTGACCGACGCCTCGCACACGGTGCGCAGCGTCGGCACGGCGCTGGAGGCGCTGCGCGAGGTCGCCCATTTCCGCTTCGACGTGGTCGTCCTCGACCTCGGACTGCCCGATCTGGACGGCTCCGAGGCCCTGAAGATGCTGCGCGGCATCACGGACGTGCCGGTCATCATCGCCACCGCGCGCGACGACGAGACGGAGATCGTGCGGCTGCTCAACGCGGGCGCGGACGACTATCTGACGAAGCCGTTCTCGGTGGAGCACCTGTCGGCCCGGATGGCGGCGGTGCTGCGGCGGGCCCGGCCCGGCGCCGGGGAGCCCCCGCCCTCCGCCGTCCTGCGCGTCGGCGGCCTGACCGTCGACCCGCTGCGCCGCCAGGCCGAGTTGGACGGCGTACGGCTCGAGCTCACCCGCCGCGAGTTCGACCTGCTGGCCTTCCTCGCGGGCCGGCCGGGGGTCGTCGTCCCGCGCCGGGAGCTGCTGGCCGAGGTGTGGCAGCAGTCCTACGGCGACGACCAGACCATCGACGTCCATCTGTCCTGGCTGCGCCGCAAACTGGGCGAGACGGCGGCCCGGCCGCGCTATCTGCACACCCTGCGGGGCGTCGGCGTGAAGCTCGAACCACCGGGGGAAGCGGAGCCGGCACTATGA
- a CDS encoding sensor histidine kinase, producing the protein MRWALVKVCLAVTMMVVVAFAVPLGLVIKEMARDRAFSNAEREAAVVVPALSITTDRDQLERVVASAGSDDGMAVHLPASDGRTAVDLGRQRAADPDIAAVRKLGRVSTAEVPGGSALLQPVALSLGTAVIEVYVPESEVSNGVGTAWAVLAAVGIALVVGSVAVADRLGVRMVQPARRLVEGAHELGEGKLGARVPEEGPNELRLAAAAFNAMADQVVQLLANERELAADLSHRLRTPLTVLRLNAASLGDSPAAEQTRTAVAQLEREVDTIIRTAREAKPQTTALGPGAGCDAAEVVRERMAFWSALAEDEGRKVRTAGVDRPVRIPVARTDLAAALDALLGNVFRHTPEGTAFAVDVHNGEDAVIVLVSDAGPGIPDPESAMARGRGSGATGSTGLGLDIVRRLAESTGGDVRIGSSVLGGTEIRVWIQLGGREPVRKGHRGAVRKRRRAVVK; encoded by the coding sequence ATGAGGTGGGCGCTGGTCAAGGTCTGTCTGGCGGTCACCATGATGGTCGTGGTCGCCTTCGCGGTCCCGCTCGGACTCGTCATCAAGGAGATGGCCCGCGACCGCGCGTTCTCCAACGCGGAGCGGGAGGCCGCGGTCGTGGTCCCGGCGCTGTCCATCACGACCGACCGCGACCAGCTGGAGCGGGTCGTCGCCTCGGCCGGGTCCGACGACGGCATGGCCGTGCACCTGCCGGCGAGCGACGGCCGGACCGCCGTCGACCTCGGCCGGCAACGCGCCGCCGACCCCGACATCGCCGCCGTACGGAAACTGGGCCGCGTCTCCACCGCCGAGGTCCCCGGGGGTTCCGCGCTGCTCCAGCCCGTCGCGCTGAGCCTGGGGACGGCGGTGATCGAGGTGTACGTCCCCGAGTCCGAGGTGAGCAACGGCGTCGGCACGGCCTGGGCGGTGCTCGCGGCCGTCGGGATCGCGCTGGTCGTCGGCTCGGTCGCGGTCGCCGACCGGCTGGGCGTACGGATGGTGCAGCCGGCGAGGCGACTGGTCGAGGGCGCGCACGAGTTGGGGGAGGGAAAGCTGGGGGCGAGGGTCCCGGAGGAGGGCCCGAACGAACTGCGCCTGGCAGCGGCGGCGTTCAACGCCATGGCCGACCAGGTAGTACAACTGCTGGCGAACGAACGGGAGTTGGCGGCAGACCTGTCGCACCGCCTGCGTACCCCGCTCACCGTGCTCCGGCTCAACGCGGCTTCCCTCGGCGACTCCCCGGCGGCCGAGCAGACGAGGACGGCGGTCGCCCAGTTGGAACGCGAGGTGGACACCATCATCCGTACGGCGCGGGAGGCGAAACCGCAGACGACGGCCCTCGGTCCGGGCGCCGGCTGTGACGCGGCGGAGGTGGTCCGGGAGCGGATGGCGTTCTGGTCGGCACTCGCGGAGGACGAGGGCCGCAAGGTGCGCACGGCCGGCGTCGACCGCCCGGTCCGCATACCCGTGGCCCGCACCGATCTGGCCGCCGCCCTAGACGCCCTCCTCGGCAACGTGTTCCGGCACACCCCGGAGGGCACGGCCTTCGCGGTCGACGTCCACAACGGCGAGGACGCGGTGATCGTCCTGGTCTCGGACGCGGGGCCCGGCATACCCGACCCCGAGTCGGCGATGGCCCGCGGCCGTGGCTCGGGCGCCACCGGCTCGACCGGCCTGGGCCTGGACATAGTCCGCAGACTCGCCGAGTCGACAGGCGGCGACGTCCGTATCGGCTCATCGGTGCTGGGTGGCACGGAGATACGCGTCTGGATCCAGCTGGGCGGGCGGGAGCCGGTGCGCAAGGGGCATCGGGGGGCGGTGCGGAAGCGGAGACGGGCGGTGGTGAAGTGA
- a CDS encoding ABC transporter substrate-binding protein, with the protein MHHLTPSGRLSLPSLPSASRRSVLRGMGAAAALGAGIPLLSACGGSGTATDSKTVTLGSNASDAVPKNAFAEIYAAFKKQSGITVDVNTKDHNTFQEQINSYLQGTPDDVFNWFAGYRMQFFAAKKLATPIDDVWQTIGGNFPDAMKALSKGEDGKYYFVPLYTYPWALFYRKSVFQQHGYTVPTTWDQLVALCKQMKKDGLVPIAFGDKDAWPALGTFDQINFRTNGYDFHVELMAGKASWTDAKVRKTFDHWAEILPYHQDGAVGRTWQDAAQTLVSKKAGMYLLGTFVAQQFTNKADADDLDFFAFPEIDPTYGQDTVEAPTDGFMLSKAPKNKAAAVKLLEYLGTPAAEAIYLKADPSVVAASSKADTSSYSALQKKAYAMISGAKHLTQFMDRDSRPDFTSTVMQPALQKFVRDPKGIDSLLTSIERQKKTIFASG; encoded by the coding sequence ATGCACCACCTCACCCCCTCCGGCCGCCTCTCCCTCCCCTCGCTGCCCTCGGCGAGTCGCCGCTCGGTACTGCGCGGCATGGGCGCCGCGGCCGCCCTGGGCGCCGGCATACCCCTGCTGTCGGCCTGCGGCGGCAGCGGCACGGCGACGGACTCGAAGACGGTCACCCTCGGCTCCAACGCCTCCGACGCCGTCCCGAAGAACGCCTTCGCCGAGATCTACGCGGCGTTCAAGAAGCAGTCCGGGATCACGGTCGACGTGAACACCAAGGACCACAACACGTTCCAGGAGCAGATCAACTCCTACCTCCAGGGCACCCCGGACGACGTGTTCAACTGGTTCGCCGGCTACCGCATGCAGTTCTTCGCGGCCAAGAAGCTCGCCACCCCCATCGACGACGTGTGGCAGACCATCGGCGGCAACTTCCCCGACGCGATGAAGGCGCTCAGCAAGGGCGAGGACGGCAAGTACTACTTCGTGCCGCTGTACACGTACCCCTGGGCGCTCTTCTACCGGAAGAGCGTGTTCCAGCAGCACGGGTACACCGTGCCCACCACCTGGGACCAGCTGGTCGCGCTCTGCAAGCAGATGAAGAAGGACGGGCTCGTCCCGATCGCGTTCGGTGACAAGGACGCCTGGCCCGCGCTCGGCACCTTCGACCAGATCAACTTCCGCACCAACGGCTACGACTTCCACGTCGAGCTGATGGCGGGCAAGGCCTCCTGGACCGACGCCAAGGTCCGCAAGACCTTCGACCACTGGGCCGAGATCCTCCCTTACCACCAGGACGGCGCCGTCGGCCGCACCTGGCAGGACGCCGCCCAGACCCTCGTCTCCAAGAAGGCCGGCATGTACCTGCTGGGCACCTTCGTGGCGCAGCAGTTCACCAACAAGGCCGACGCCGACGACCTCGACTTCTTCGCCTTCCCGGAGATCGACCCGACGTACGGCCAGGACACCGTCGAGGCGCCCACCGACGGTTTCATGCTCTCCAAGGCCCCGAAGAACAAGGCGGCCGCCGTCAAGCTGCTGGAGTACCTGGGCACCCCGGCGGCCGAGGCGATCTACCTCAAGGCCGACCCGAGCGTGGTGGCCGCCTCCTCCAAGGCCGACACCTCCTCGTACTCCGCGCTGCAGAAGAAGGCGTACGCGATGATCAGCGGCGCCAAGCACCTGACGCAGTTCATGGACCGCGACAGCCGGCCGGACTTCACCTCCACGGTGATGCAGCCCGCGCTGCAGAAGTTCGTCCGCGACCCCAAGGGCATCGACAGCCTGCTGACGTCGATCGAGCGGCAGAAGAAGACGATCTTCGCCTCCGGCTGA
- a CDS encoding carbohydrate ABC transporter permease: MTVDTTKNPEAAAVPPPGTASPKKRAVQGHRRLLTRRDRLTLGLMAGVPTILHVALVWVTALASVALAFTTWDGIGFDSIKWVGLDNFKELFTNNPQFWPAVEHNVIWFVVLILIPTPLGLFLAIQLDKKIRFSRVYQTAFFLPVVVSLAVTGFVWQLVYNPDTGLINSIIGANKPGHYIDWIGDPHLNLWAVLVAACWRHTGYMMILYLAGLKGVDPSLREASSLDGANEWQTFKNVIFPTLRPTNTVVLVVTIIEALRAFDLVFVFNKGAQGTELLSILVTNNIIGESSRIGYGSAIAVVLLVISLAVIIPYLIATFRKERRA, from the coding sequence ATGACCGTGGACACCACGAAGAACCCGGAGGCGGCCGCCGTGCCGCCTCCGGGCACCGCATCCCCGAAGAAGCGGGCCGTGCAGGGCCACCGGCGCCTGCTGACCCGCCGCGACCGGCTCACGCTCGGCCTGATGGCCGGCGTGCCGACGATCCTGCACGTGGCCCTGGTGTGGGTCACCGCCCTCGCCTCGGTCGCCCTGGCCTTCACCACCTGGGACGGCATCGGCTTCGACTCGATCAAGTGGGTGGGGCTGGACAACTTCAAGGAGCTGTTCACCAACAACCCGCAGTTCTGGCCCGCTGTCGAGCACAACGTGATCTGGTTCGTCGTGCTCATCCTGATCCCGACCCCGCTGGGCCTGTTCCTCGCCATCCAGCTCGACAAGAAGATCCGGTTCAGCCGGGTCTACCAGACGGCCTTCTTCCTGCCGGTCGTCGTGTCGCTGGCGGTCACCGGCTTCGTCTGGCAGCTGGTCTACAACCCCGACACGGGCCTGATCAACAGCATCATCGGGGCGAACAAGCCCGGCCACTACATCGACTGGATCGGCGACCCGCACCTCAACCTGTGGGCCGTCCTGGTCGCCGCCTGCTGGCGGCACACCGGCTACATGATGATCCTCTACCTGGCCGGTCTGAAGGGCGTCGACCCGTCCCTGCGCGAGGCCTCCTCGCTGGACGGCGCCAACGAGTGGCAGACGTTCAAGAACGTCATCTTCCCCACCCTGCGCCCCACGAACACCGTGGTGCTGGTGGTCACGATCATCGAGGCCCTGCGCGCCTTCGACCTGGTCTTCGTCTTCAACAAGGGAGCCCAGGGCACCGAGCTGCTCTCGATCCTGGTCACCAACAACATCATCGGTGAGTCCAGCCGTATCGGATACGGCTCGGCGATCGCCGTCGTCCTGCTGGTGATCTCCCTCGCCGTGATCATCCCGTATCTGATCGCGACCTTCCGGAAGGAGCGGCGAGCATGA